The DNA sequence AATAATCCGGATATTTATCAAGAATATGGTTTATTATAAATGCAGTGATCTGAAACATCAGGATCTGAATTAAAGTTAGTTAATACAAGCTTGGATAGGCGTAGAGCAACTCTTTATGAATAACTAAAATTAAGAAAATCAATGTATTATGTGATAAAAATAAGTTCTTAATATGAAGTTGTAAATGTTAACAAGAAATCATgccagttatttatttttcactaCAAGATAACTTAGGTAAGATAAACAGCGGTTTATAACTTTACAACTTTTAATTATCTTTAAAAGTGACAGTTGTAGGTAGCAGATCATTCCATTAAATTTATTAAGAAACAATAAAACAACTCTAGGCGTCCCCTGGCATGCTGTTCCCTCATTAATTCTGGCGACCCCCGACCACCCTATGTCCGTTCCGTACCCCAGGTCATTCCCCCTGCAAATTTGAGTGAGGCTATCCCCAGGCGTCTGTCCTCCAGCTTTGAATAGACAGAAACAGTTATTCTATCTTATAATATAGATATGCAAATGATAATGTCTCTTTACATCCCATCTTCAGACCAcgcccattacatccagcggtcaaccccaaggacacattcatcaattttaacatgctgttcattcaaaataagaattgtctcaaatataaatttacattgctatatatatattagtatattgtgcatatttaggcattggttagcttACGTTAGGCGTTTAGGTTTTGTTGACGAGTATTTgtagcacgtgggtgaagcattgacAGCGTTGGGGTTCAAACAAACGTCGCCAGCAAAGCGGAAGTGTCGCGGACgtcatcagttatgagtcgtgtgtaaaccggttATCATTCGTAAACAGGGGGGGTTGGGCGGGTGCATGGAACggtctttgggtctttgtttatgaggacgggctgctctccGTCCGAATTGGGAGACAACACGCTTAGAGCTCGTCTAACTCACCTTCTCAGACTGATACACGAGTCGTATTGGCCAGTCCGGGTCGACCCTTAGTGCTCCTCTCTATAAAATATCGACTCGTAATTTATTCACGAAGTCATAAATCACGGAATTGTTTTCCGTAGAGATTTTAAGCAATTctccacttgcttgtagtatcactGCTACGTCACTCTTGTGTTCTTGATATCTTCATAACGCATctagagtttgccagtgcagactaccggTCACATGGCCTTGTATGACTTACCATCCTGtgggatggggatttttagcatcatgtaACTTGTTCTTGACAcatactgtactccccttcatacagtctatgctcctccctctccctcgagagagagagagagagagagagagagagagagagagggggggggagaaaacgaCGCAGGATATATGGACAGGTTAATCAGGGAGGCATTATCAACATCCATAGCGTTTCGCTATGAAACACTATGCTATGCTAGTGGCTGTATcgctatgcccgaaacgctatgcgtcccAGCGGCTGTACAATAATGTAAGAGTGTTCTTGATCCTACCAGTACCAgtactgcctgaaacgctgcgcgtactagtggctttacaagaatgtaattaccatgctatgtatcctcacaatcccaatgtaccttcttgtatataaataaataaataaataagtacaaCACCGGAGGGTGCAGCCAGTCGCGCCTCGCGGCAGCAAAATAACCCAGTAATCACAGCGGAAACGTTCCTCCCACTAGTCAGGAACGTTTGGTGTTGGTCTGACAAAAAACCTGTCAACCCGGAGAGGCTTAAAGGTCACCACAATACCTCATACTGACCAACCTGAAAGTTTACCTTAGTCCTAGACATAGCCCAGGACCGCAGTAAACTCTCGGTATACCCAGAGTAGAGGAGTGTACTTCTCGCTCTGCAATATTACGAGCTTCAGTTCGGAAGTGTGTAATGACGAATTTCCTGTTCCCGAACGAACCTCTTCAACTCACTTCCGTCTGCGACTATCGATTCATCTTTCGGTTCATTAatccacaaaaataataataataataataatattaataataataataataataataataataataataataattcattgtgtcgggggacaggccgccagtatacatatacatgttaagcttatatcaagctccccaccccctcccccctcgagTTCGACTTCAGACCCTTCCCAGGATGTAACCTTACAATAGATACTCATTTACTaccaggtgaacagatgcattaggtgataggaaacgcgtcCTTTCTGTCCCacacgggattcgaacccagaatttccgattgtgagtcgagaatgaactGAACTGAAAGGGACCTCAATGTGGTTAGATACAAGCTAACTATTCCCAACATGGGGAATCTATGTATAATTTGGATAGAAATTAAACTATAAGCAAAGTCGACCTTATGCAGCACTGTGGTGTTTATTGGTCGGAAGttgcatgtaaatatatatagtttggattgtactcacctagtttgactcacctagttgtacttgcggaggttgagatttggctctttggtctccacctctacattgtcaatcaactgacaaattgtgtgtgtgtatgtgtatgtgtgtgtgtgtgtgtgtgtgtgtgtgtgtgtgtgtgtgtgtgtgtgtatgtgtgtatgtgtgtgtgtgtgtgtgtgtgtgtgtgtgcgtgtgtgtgtgtgtgtgtgtgtaattacctaagtgtagttacaggatgagagctacgctcgtggtgtcccgtcttctatatgtgtgtgtgtgtgtgattttgtaTGTGGGTGTATTTTGTGTCTATAAGCATGCGTGTATATTTTTTTTCTATACGTTTGATTTACACAGGTTTTTTCAAGTGTATACCTGAATTTGCCCGAGGGTCACCGTCTCTAGTGGCTACGACGGGGACATGACTAGCGACTTATTAAAGGTCTTTCCATTATTATTGCGTAATTTTTCCATTTGGATTTTGATATAtaataatgtcttggcatttgcaACTTTGCGAGGCAGGTGATTCCATGAATTCATTGTCCTGTGGCTGCACGGTCATCTTCTGATTTCTTTCCTACTTTCTGACTTGTTGAGCATGAAGCGATTGTCTTTTTTGTGTGTTATTTTGGACATTTTAAAGAAGGACCCTGGGTAAATATTTCCCAATTCATTTGCTTTTCTGCGAACTGGTGTGTTAACgggtaataattaattatttattaaataatcataataatcATAAGTGATTAAGtaattgataatccttaaatgaataagcatactagctcattataacgaataaatagataattaaagtggataattaattatggtgactaataatgattagtgaataaccataaattattatactGAAATAATATTAATGGATAGCCGTTATAGTGATGATTAAATCAAATACAGTGGTGACATCTCTAATTAGTTTAGGGTGAATTTATCAGTTCATCATCGAGAAAAGTCGTCTGATTCACAATGTGcaagtcaaatactgacttattAATATCTATGTAAGTCAGTAATTGACTCAtaactcaacccgtcctcttaaaaataacgtcacttatggctcgtatgcgcactatggccaaatttggacgtaatttgaaatgaaatcgactcacaaaagtgacgttctgttccgttttctgtttgagtcgtccggcgtacgcgcagaggttataagaggacactttaaattaacgtttttcataacaaaACTAACTTGAGCGTGTTCGGAGCTCTGACTGGAAACGTGCTTCAGTCATTTTCAGCATATATTGTATACACTCCCTAAATCAGCGTAACTAAAATATTATATAACCTTACAGAGATCTAATTGTGCATTAAtccacaatatatataataatatttatgaatGACAAAACGGTTTTACACACAACTGATGTCGTTCgatcatttctcgaacagtgcttcgctgacgacctctgttcgaaccacaacgctgtaaatgcttcgcccacgtacttgttatacaaataatcgccaacagaacctaaacccatcattgatatatatatatcacgattTTGGATTGTCTCATTGATATATAACACATTAATGTGATTCGTGTGTGTCCTACTTAGAGGAGGTTGGCAATTTTGGCGTGTGATAAGGACTTCTTCTTCTTCTGAGGTGAGCCTCTGGTGTTAGAGAAGGTTTTGATTGTTACcgtcggaggcggctagtttattgtgcaccccatacccatcctgtgagcggtagcgcaaaaagcattacagaaggcacaaaagatttttatcagacctcatattagattattacataaacaatttcatctatccttcacaccttatagttacaatgtcagttaCAGAGAAAGCGCTATTTCAAGAGCAATATATTTACAGTGAAGGTGTTATGTCTAATCCCAAGTCTCCCTTTTTGTAAAGTGAGAAGTTGCCTTCATTTTAATATATTGTGACCCTGGGGTCTATTTATTTCTAATCCTATCCTCATAACTTTTCTTGTGGCTGGATTAAGTATACCAGCAATTTTTAATAGCACCTTCTGAGGCAGTGTAGATGGTTCAGCAATGTTTCACTGTCTTCTTCTGTCAGATTCTTCTCATTGCTTCTCATCagcaaaaaaaattatattaatacACCTAATTTCTCTATTATGTCCTTTACGTATATTATAAACAGGATGGACCCCTAGTTCCGACCCTTGAGGAACACCAATCATCACTTCTCTTTATTCTCACACCTTCCCCTTACCCCTGACCCTTGACCTCCTTCCTGAATGATGACCTCAAGCGCTCTTCGAGTCTCTTATGTAGTTTCAATAGCAGTCTCTTGTGAGGTACATTGCTAAAGTGTTCCCGCCAGTCAAAGaagatgcagtctgcccaactctTTCTCAGGATAACCCTTTGATGAATCCATGTTCATGTTTGGAGACACCAAAAACCCAAACCCtatacgtactagtggctttaggtattgtatgtactatatctttaaatccaacattatgtatggaactcaatgtatgtacctttacctgaataaaaaatgtaAATCTAAATTCATCTTTTCTAAGCATTCAGCGAGTGTCCTTCGAATCAACATCTAATACCCAGAAATAGATGCTCGCTAAAAATACCAGTGAGTCATTGGGTGCAAGAGTGATCGTACGTGCGTGCAGAATTGCCTGAATATGCACACTCACATATTTATGTGGGGGTTTCTTACCTGTCCGACACATTGGGAAAACCTTAACCCTCACCAGAatgttcagaatattccttgttggGTGATCCAGTTCCCGCCAGCAGACTATAAACAGCAGAAAACCGCCGCCTTTCATCCCCGGTACAACGTGGACTGAAATCGTGTGATGACTGACTGTAGTGTTAAAACCCGTCGGACTAACACGGCGCCTGGTGCTGTCTCTTAGTCTCTGTGCTCGGCTCCAACACCCTTCTCAGCCACAGATAACAGCAGTAACAACTTCCACAGACGAAATTGGTTTCGCAATTTGGCCAATAAAACAGCTTACTGGCCAAACAGTAGGTACTactttagtacacacacacagagagcaagcacactaacgtgactgcaccAATGAGGAAAAAAATCCATAGTAGCAGTGATGAGGGCTCGAATGTATGTGGTTGGTGTCCCCCACGCACACGGTTCTAGCGACTAGAGCACGACATGGTATAAAGATTGCAACCCTGGAGTTCTTCTGAACACACAAGGATTACACCTTTATCCCTGAACACACAAGGATTACATTTCAGCCCTGAACACACAAGGATTACACTTCAGCCCTCAACACACACATGGATTACACTGTAGCCCTGAACACAGTCAGGAGGAAAGTACACTCTCGGTACACATACACGCCCCATCCTCCTGATATaacagtacttatagtaaccattTGCGTGAAAGTACCAATATCACCTGATAGACCAGAATATAAGTAGATTCTTGTGCTATTAATTTCATAGAGATCGAAAAAATTGAGCTAAAAGCTAAATTTAAGTATTCCCAGGTCTAGTACAacacatatatttactatattaggCCGACGATAGCGTGTAATAGGCCCAGAAAGTTTTCAGTTTGTCCAAATAACACAAAAGtcaactttctggcggtccatcactacatactggtaatTCTGaccacatcgttactataagtactttcattttaggaggatgggctgatatACGAGAAGGAACGAGCTATATATACTTTTTAGCACTaacaggatggagggagggagagagcgggaaggaggaagggagagaacagAGAGGATAGGGACAGTGAGAACAGAAGGAACACAATCACGTGATTGTAGGGGTCGGGTTGGATGTCGATATTTCTTAAAATGTTACACCGAGGCCGACCCCCAACaggcctatgacactcccatacccGACATGTTTCATGTGTGAAGGTTGGGTGAGACAAGCCTTAAGCATCTCAACTCCATCCTTGGACACACACAAACAATGGTCAGTCCTGTCGGGTACTTCCCCTGCACCAGTCTGGGATACTCATGTGTAATGGAAATTGGCTTGCAGGTTGCAGAAAAGAGGAAATATCAGCATTGTGGAGaaacagatcactggaacattaaCGTAGTGAAGAAAGTAAATTATTAGAGATTTAACAGCgcagttgttaaacacattggacATAATCTTACTAAAGccaacatacgagtcataaatactcaaattCCGTCCAAGAATAACACTTCgtgggccagccaaaggcttAAGAACCGCACAAGAATATCCATGCACAAAAAAAAGCGCTGTAGGGTCACAACCGAAAGTTCTATTTTCAATTTCCGAAGGACAAAACCGATTGGACAACATTTCATTTCAccaaatgcctctattcacctagcagcagGTAGATACCCAAGAGTTAGGTAATTGTTGTGGATTGCCTCATAAacaaagaggggaggggggtctcATTAACCTATCCACGACTGGGAAACAATGAGTTAAATAAAATAAGCAAAAGGAGAACTCAACGTATACAAATATGGACGACGGTAGTGTGTGACCGTCCTGCAGGAGAGCCAAGACTGCAGTGAGACGACAAGGACGGCTAGAAACGATTACAGTTATGCAAcgggaagaaaaaaaaataaaagaaaacgaAGAAGGGCAAACTAATCTAAACTGACAAGTCACTCTTACGTGAACAAAGCATCTGGAAGCTCGGGGACTCCTGGCTCAACCCTGACGATGTGCAGACGTCTGGTCACCCGCTCTGCTCGGGTGCCGCCGGACAACGTGACTCGTGTTGACCATTGGGTCCTGATATTGACGTCATGCATTCCTCTTCGACAGTCCAGCTTGATGCTTGCCGATCAGTGGCTACGGGAAAGTGAGGGCTAGATCTTTCAGCCCCGCTTACTAGCCTTGTTATACCTGTTGCGTTATTATCTAACTATTCTGATATTCAATCTTTTTTCGAATCTGTCCTTTAAATTTTGAAAGGTGGCTTCCACACTTTATTTCCTCAGTGCATTCACAACACCTGACGCATTTAACGCCTGggatcacaagaaaattaataagATTCGCGATTTCCAGTTGGATCTTAATGCGGAGAGTGTCAGGTGCCGGGTTGGCCAAGAGATGCTGCAGGAGTGCAAGTTTTGCATGTGGCTTTTTGATGTGTCCCGGGAGCGTGGTGGGACTCTTGGGTGCTGGAAAAAGCAAAACGCCAAAAAAAGGACACTGGAAAACGTTTTTGCCCGGTTGGATTCGAGTTTAGGAAGGACCATCGCAGTTATGGCGTTTAGCCGCGACTTAATTTATCAATCCATAGTTCACAGGACGCAAGACACCTTTGTCGTCTGTGGTCACTGGATGTCGACAGTGTTCCAGGAGGTTTTCTGTGTGGGGTGGGATCTAGTGGTGACCTTTCTGGGGGTCTCCAGGCAACCtatcctcttccaccctcaacctgtcctcttccaccctcaacctgtcctcttccaccctcaacctgtcctcttccaaagaacgtcgcatttcgctagtatgtgttacataaggccaaaaattgtcgtgctagaaaatggGAGCAGCTCGCGAAAGTAACGTACTGTCCCGCTTTTTTCTCCTCTGGTAGGTTACGAGAGAACACTTTAAATTGACAGTTTTCTTgaggttgggaaaccttaggatgaCGGGCTGCTCCAGGGCCTCACCCATGTACCTAACAATGTGTTTATCTGCCGCTAGACATATGTTTTCCGCCGACAGGCAACGACTATATAGTTGTAAGGCTTTGCCGGGGCACATCCGGGACGAGAGTAGTCATAGACTTAAAAtaaacaacaacaatacgtgGGACTTCAAGATATTTTAATGGAAAATTATAAAATGAGCGTAGCTTAGCTGTAACCAAGGAGGAGAGGGCGTAGCCTAGCTGAAACCTCGGAGGAGAGAGCGTAGCCTAGCTGTAACCTCGGAGGAGGTGGCGTAGCCTCACTGTGACCAAGGAGGAGGGGGCGTAGCCTAGCTGTGATCGTGGAAGGAGAAGTATGGGGTCTCTGAGAGATAGATGGCCCTGGAAGGGATCGAATCCCCAGCAGTGACCATGGAGGAGAGTATATAACACAGTGAGAAGCAGCATTCAGCATCACAtctccaccaaccaacaccatGACCGTAGCGAAGGTAAGACTCGCTCCGTCTCTTGACATGTGCAACCCTCTATACTGATACACAAAAATTGCTCCGTTAATTATTCAACAACTTTCGTTTGCATCATAATTTCTAGAGTGATTGACGAACAGCAACTAATGTGGTTATCAGCTTATTAATGCGGTATTGTTGTGTATATCAACTTTTGTTTTCATGAAGAGTGTTGATATAATCATTTACTTCAAAGTCAAATGTTGTGGAAAGACTTGACTGTGCCGAGAACATGTTTAATAACATCAAGATTACTGCTATCCACGCTGTAGTGAGTGTTGTATATCTTCCTGTGATTAAATTCTACTCTTGCACTCCAGGTTGCAGTCCTCATGAGCATGGTGGCTCTTGTCATGAGTGAGACATCCTACCTCCACTCTGCTCCTGTCCACCATGGGACTACAGTCATCCATGAGGGTCCAGTCCATCACTCGTCTTCAGGTTATCATGGTGGCTCTGTTGTTCACGGTGGCTCAGTTATTCACGGTGGGCCAGTTGTTCACGGTGGCTCAGTTGTTCACGGTGGCTCAGTTGTTCACGGTGGGTCAGTTGGCCATGGTGGTGCAGTTGTCCATGGTGGCCCAGTTGGCCATGGTGGTGCGGTTCATAAGTCAGTGAGTAAAACATTTCATTTATATCGTCGTCAATTATATTTGTAACGAATTTGTTACagaaacattaatttatatatgaaataCCTTTCCTCTAAATAGTAAGGAATAAGCTATTAATTCATGTGtgtaatatgtatatagatatatgtatgcAAGCATTGTCGTATTTAGAACATGACGTTACTTCTCACATCAAAAATATTTGAgtggttatatattttttataataattCCAATTTGAATAACATTTAGTGGCATTTTAGTAGATACGTGTAGTGGAGGAAAGCTTAACACACAATACATATATAATGAGACAATTACGCTGTACATCAGGCCTCGCCACACTACAACTTCGCTTACGGTGTCCACGACGACTACTCCGGCACCAACTTCGGTCACAGTGAGTCCCGGGACGGCTACAAGACAGAAGGGAAGTACTTCGTCAATCTTCCCGACGGTCGCATCCAGACGGTCAAGTACTACGCGGACGAGCACGGCTACCACCCGGAGGTCTCCTACGAGGGCGTCGCCCACTacgacaccaacacccaccacaagtcCGGCCCTGTCCACGGGGGAAGCTACCATAAATAGGCTCCCGTGTGTCGAAATAAATGATATGTATATTCTTGACAAGGCGTTAAAAATATTTATCATGGTGTAAAAAAATTGTTTCCCATTGAATTTGTAAATTAAAATTTAACTTCCCAATTTGTAAATAAAGAAGCGCAGATTTAACGAATTGTTTTAATTAAATATACACTCATGCAGAGAGTTCTGATATATACACTCTTGCATTATTTCTTAATACGCCATTAGTAAAGGTATTCAaaatgttaacaagttcttatgtGCGATGATTGGTGTAAATCTCAAGGATTTTATATTGAATTTTATTGAATGCTTCATACAGGAAGGATGAATTCAAAGGACGGTAAGGCAAGGTAATTATCACGAGAAAGTGCCAAGCTAATTTGGTAacaggacaaggagccgggatatgCTGCCCAATTACTTGAAATCAAAGTAACACTGTGTCTCTAACAACCTTTCCAACGATGATCACTAACGATGAACCGTCAAAGCGGAAGATAATCAACAGAAAATTATACATTCAGATTAAGAAATAAATGCTATCAAATGTATTACATTGAAATCCCAGCACTAAAAACTGCATACAGACTACAGCCTTCCTGGTTAAGCTGCAATCGGTTGGACGGTTGGCCAGTTGTTAACGATATAAACTGGACTGTTGGCCGGTCTTCACAGGGAGAAGTAGGCATCTATcactctcaggagactatggagctgcgctctggttgtcggtctggagtggcctctccagggcgcaaagccagtgtaggttgatatggaggagaagctgttacctatGCAGCAGGTTCCCCCTCTCCCCACGGCGCCGAAActctccaatagaaaggcaaacgccaatacgattggttccagcgctgttgcaggaactgtgagctccggagttgacctcgagGTTGgcgaaagaaggcacagggactccaaacccggagaccgccgtggtcggggccggagaagaaccacccccagggtatgaacgaccccagcctcctgaagtagAGCCTGgaggccgcacgagccccaggaggtggacgtcccggtcccgcaccgACGGGTTCCAGACAGGGAGTAGGCTACCGTTTTCATGTTCTTGATATATTTACGGTGACATTACATGGCACTGGTTTTATCGTCGATTTTCACTTGACAATGTTCTTAAAGAGACTCAATGATACGTCATGTCATGTCCAGAGCAATATATGAAAGCGGTGCTATATATCATATAGCTTTCACCCCTACAATATTCCAAAACTTTTTTGGAATATTAAATGGTTTCTTCAGTTTCAACAAGAAAGGAGAATACAAAATGAAGGCGACACTAATTCTACCTTTTCATGAAAATTTGTAATtcctaaattattaaataaattaatatcaccggaattttttcaaatttttgttATTTGTTTATATCgttgatataaaaaaaatatcgtATTCAAAGAGCTCTAGCATCTATAATGGTATTGTTTATAAAATATACTGCAAAAGTTGCCATAATTTATTTGAGGGTCGAACCTGGGAACACATTGACTAGAGGATAAAGAACACATATATAGCATAGGTCAGTTGTTGGAATTTCGATAGtcttttgaacaaatccacaagggccgtgacgaggattcgaacctgcgtccaggagcatatttgttcatttgatacatcacattattgtgatttgtgtgtgttcaATAGTCAATATTTCAATGGACCAGTTGTTCTTTTGAGGGCTTCAGACTATCTGATTGGACAACATTTATTGAAAATTGTTTAATGTAAATCTGTTGTTGAATGAAATATAATGGAATCTTCTTTTATTAAAAGTAGTTAATTTAGTAACATTATTATAAGCTAGAGATGATATACGTTAGATAACTTCATAATTGATGAGATATGTGATCCATGTGTAGTTGTGTAAATAGGTATCTCACCAGCTGTAGAAGTCATAccacctcttacagctatctgtTTATGGTCCACTTACGTGGGGGTgtctgtatatatatcattacccTTACCCCATGTAAACTACAGTAGGAAGTAAACTATGTGCAGTTTCCTTCTTGAAAATGTGTTACTATGTTGTTATTATCCAGCCAGTCATTTTTCCTGCaggtgtgacggctactttaccgTATTCTTTAAAAGTCAGGTGTGTCAACTTACTTTCAAATCTTTTATGGGGATTTTTGTCCTTTTATTGCGTGATTTGACGgcgttttatatgtggtttccgttttGATAAATTAGTTTTTACCATaacaggagacctggtcgacgaccgggccgcggggacactaagccccggaagcacctcaaggtataacGAAGGAGAGCTGGAAGTTATTTCTATTTAACATGTTGTTTTCTGTAGTCAATTGGAAGAAATAATTGACATAAGTTTTAGAGTTTTGCCGACTTCTATCTATAGTGCATGCATGCAGAGGGATTCGAAGCCAGGAGTTAAATGCACCACGGCGTACCCGGtgctttaaccactcgaccaaccgtaACTGTAAAAAAGAcgttggtagccaaggctatttccccaacatcccgacagcacttggtggtaagcttgggcatagatatttcatcgaacaCCTCACTTTGTGGCGCCACGAGAGGAACACGTGGCCCCACACAGACACAGCATTACTTTGATTTCAAGTAATTAGGCatcatatcccagcgccttgtcctgtTACCAaattggcttggcactttctaacataattaccttgccttaccttccTTTGATTTTATCCTTACTGTTTTAAGTATTCAATAAAATTCAATATAAAATCCCTGAGACGTATACCAATCATCGCacataagaacttgttaacatttTGAACACCTTTACTAATGGCCCATTTAGAAATAATGCAAGAGtgtatatatgagaactctgcaaGAGTGTGCATTTTATAGTGAATATTTAAGGAAGACAACTCTATAAAATCTGGATTTCTTTATTTACAAATTGAGAAGTTAAATTGGAATTTACAATTTCAATGGAAACAATTGTTTGACACCATGATAAACGTTTATAACGCCTTGTCAAGAATATACATATCATTTATTTCGACACACGGGAGCCTATTTATGGTAGCTTCCCCCGTGGACAGGGCCGgacttgtggtgggtgttggtgtcgtAGTGGGCGACGCCCTCGTAGGAGACCTCCGGGTGGTAGCCGTGCTCGTCCGCGTAGTACTTGACCGTCTGGATGCGACCGTCGGGAAGATTGACGAAGTACTTCCCTTCTGTCTTGTAGCCGTCCCGGGACTCACTGTGACCGAAGTTGGTGCCGGAGTAGTCGTCGTGGACACCGTAAGCGAAGTTGTAGTGTGGCGAGGCCTGATGTACAGCGTAATTGTCTCATTATATATGTATTGTGTGTTAAGCTTTCCTCCACTACACGTATCTACTAAAATGCCACTAAATGTTATTCAAACTGG is a window from the Procambarus clarkii isolate CNS0578487 chromosome 48, FALCON_Pclarkii_2.0, whole genome shotgun sequence genome containing:
- the LOC123764910 gene encoding cuticle protein 8-like, with protein sequence MTVAKVAVLMSMVALVMSETSYLHSAPVHHGTTVIHEGPVHHSSSGYHGGSVVHGGSVIHGGPVVHGGSVVHGGSVVHGGSVGHGGAVVHGGPVGHGGAVHKSASPHYNFAYGVHDDYSGTNFGHSESRDGYKTEGKYFVNLPDGRIQTVKYYADEHGYHPEVSYEGVAHYDTNTHHKSGPVHGGSYHK